One window from the genome of Paramormyrops kingsleyae isolate MSU_618 chromosome 3, PKINGS_0.4, whole genome shotgun sequence encodes:
- the LOC111843386 gene encoding protein mono-ADP-ribosyltransferase TIPARP-like, with product MAGEVPLKKRKVETQCTNQEGLAKPMVITVFSTSQLVLQIPAQTNTSLPVWQLIHTGQVEVEWSEAPYNINIRITPLYPQAGSQTLSKTSATDQLVPVHQVPKLFTLPPVSAEPQTQSVVPPQFQTVAMLPAQTVTLFRSLDGSHLQPLRPPIPSVDRVDPASCLSQPLPRTEWVQQAYFHTRPRENIDICDNFLLGYCPRRSECPLHHTPYPFHWQIRRQDTHQWISTSHSAQLSLERLYSNKERESVKLREETEEFTLNFDTMQIEDSDKYDLARRLSNTSDPLKNPHFPTEWNMYWWDNCRWECYKKDITKELVTRMRAGESCCRFIIGKQQYEVDLKYLTQENLTTNFIRRVRCRPTFRSPLSIKSNLRTVILSEAPDSSCQNYPSFSVDPLEIFTSWYPPVWTPTHDQDVNLVEVPFGTEAYHQVHRLFHRTMSETKMEIVSIEQVQNVFQWDKYRRQKQHMHDRRLDQGGTLEMHLFHGTTEDAAKDICWNNFDPRVSGKNGVVYGHGSYFARDASYSNDYARAPSPVGLQHMFLAKVLVGNMSLGKRKYYRPPQLKTSMSKYESYNTCVNHLDNPSIFVVFDSGQCYPYYLIKYRALSEVVDVYK from the exons ATGGCTGGCGAGGTGCCCTTGAAAAAGAGAAAGGTGGAGACTCAGTGCACCAACCAAGAAGGGCTGGCCAAGCCCATGGTGATCACCGTCTTCAGCACCAGCCAACTGGTGCTGCAGATTCCGGCACAGACCAACACCAGCCTGCCCGTGTGGCAGTTAATCCACACGGGTCAGGTGGAGGTGGAATGGAGCGAGGCACCCTACAACATCAACATCCGCATCACCCCTCTTTATCCTCAGGCTGGATCCCAGACTCTCTCCAAAACTTCAGCTACAGACCAACTGGTGCCGGTCCATCAGGTGCCAAAGCTCTTCACCCTGCCGCCAGTGTCAGCCGAACCTCAGACCCAGTCTGTGGTGCCTCCCCAGTTTCAGACTGTGGCCATGTTACCAGCTCAGACTGTCACTCTGTTTCGTTCTTTGGATGGAAGCCACCTACagcccctccgcccccccatACCCTCTGTCGATCGCGTagacccagcctcctgcctatCTCAACCCCTGCCCAGGACGGAATGGGTCCAGCAGGCCTACTTCCACACCCGCCCCCGGGAAAACATAGACATCTGCGACAACTTCCTCTTAGGCTACTGTCCGCGCCGGTCCGAGTGCCCGCTGCACCACACCCCTTACCCCTTCCACTGGCAGATCCGGCGCCAGGACACCCACCAGTGGATCAGCACCTCGCACTCGGCCCAGCTCAGTCTGGAGCGACTGTACTCCAACAAGGAGAGGGAGAGCGTCAAGCTGAGGGAGGA GACAGAAGAGTTCACCCTGAATTTTGACACAATGCAAATAGAAGATTCAGATAAATATGATTTAGCCAGAAGGCTCTCCAACACCAGCGACCCATTGAAGAATCCACACTTTCCCACAGAGTGGAACATGTACTGGTGGGATAACTGCCGCTGGGAATGTTACAAGAAA GACATAACAAAAGAGCTGGTGACCAGAATGAGAGCAGGAGAGTCCTGTTGCAGGTTCATTATTGGGAAGCAGCAGTACGAGGTGGATTTAAAATACCTTACCCAGGAGAACCTCACCACCAATTTTATACGCAGAGTACGATGCCGCCCTACTTTCCGTTCTCCCTTGTCCATCAAATCAAACCTCAG aactgtcatCCTGAGTGAGGCCCCAGATTCCAGTTGTCAGAACTACCCCAGCTTTAGCGTGGACCCTCTGGAAATATTCACCAGCTGGTACCCACCTGTATGGACTCCAACCCATGACCAGGATGTCAACCTGGTAGAGGTACCGtttgggacagaggcctatcACCAAGTCCATAGGCTGTTTCACAGAACTATGTCCGAGACTAAAATGGAGATCGTCAGCATAGAACAAGTCCAGAATGTCTTTCAGTGGGACAAATATCGCAG GCAGAAGCAGCACATGCACGACCGCAGGCTGGACCAAGGAGGAACGCTGGAGATGCACCTCTTCCATGGCACCACCGAGGATGCTGCCAAAGACATCTGCTGGAACAACTTTGACCCACGCGTCTCTGGGAAAAACGGAGTGGTGTACGGTCACGGGAGCTACTTTGCCCGGGATGCCAGTTACTCTAATGACTATGCAAGGGCGCCCTCTCCTGTGGGTTTACAGCACATGTTCCTCGCCAAGGTTCTAGTGGGCAACATGAGCCTGGGAAAACGGAAATACTACCGCCCCCCCCAACTGAAAACCAGTATGAGCAAGTATGAGTCGTATAACACGTGTGTCAACCATTTGGACAATCCCTCCATCTTTGTGGTATTTGACAGCGGCCAGTGCTACCCTTACTACCTCATAAAGTACAGGGCACTGTCTGAGGTTGTCGACGTTTACAAGTGA
- the tulp3 gene encoding tubby-related protein 3 isoform X1 yields the protein MSYYSIRPPSSTSFCSTPSASTLDDDSTSLRQQKLEKQRALLEQKQRRKRQEPLMVQPNPEARPRSSRPRRSEEQAPLVEPRLGVTSDVILDGIDGPATFLSPEASDLGPKVQILSVGQPQTVQEEEPEHDAEPERDGDTEQLLEPKTDLHQLLQRQGISVSMNYDEASDEEEGDEDNTRSQSPSTETPRPASASSAKSNTECVGPGSPTAEALTIEVDNLEDFVLRPAPRGVTVKCRITRDKKGMDRGLYPTYFMHMEKEDGRRIFLLAGRKRKKSKTSNYLISVDATDLSREGESFVGKLRSNLMGTKFTVYDNGTNPAKMPGALLEESNTRQELAAICYETNVLGFKGPRKMTVIIPGMNMSFERVPVRPASEQESLLAKWQNHSLDSLIELHNKAPVWNDDTQSYVLNFHGRVTQASVKNFQIVHDNDPDYIVMQFGRVAEDIFTLDYNYPMCALQAFAISLSSFDSKLACE from the exons TACCCTGGATGATGACAGCACCAGCCTCAGACAGCAGAAACTGGAAAAGCAG AGGGCGCTACTGGAGCAGAAGCAGCGGCGGAAACGACAAGAGCCCCTGATGGTGCAGCCCAACCCAGAGGCCCGACCGCGATCCTCGCGACCGCGTCGCAGCGAGGAGCAGGCCCCCCTGGTCGAGCCGCGTCTCGGCGTCACCAGCGATGTCATCCTGGATG GTATCGATGGGCCAGCCACGTTCCTGAGCCCAGAGGCCTCCGACTTGGGTCCCAAGGTCCAGATCCTGTCCGTCGGCCAGCCGCAGACCGTCCAGGAGGAGGAGCCAGAGCACGATGCCGAGCCGGAGCGTGACGGAGACACGGAGCAGCTCCTGGAGCCCAAGACGGACCTCCACCAGCTGCTGCAGAGGCAAG GTATCTCCGTCAGCATGAACTACGATGAGGCCAGTGATGAAGAAGAGGGAGATGAAGACAACACCCGGTCCCAGTCCCCCAGCACGGAGACCCCCCGGCCTGCCTCAGCCTCCAGTGCAAAGTCCAACACC GAGTGTGTGGGCCCCGGGTCGCCCACGGCGGAGGCTCTGACCATCGAGGTTGACAACCTGGAGGACTTTGTGCTGCGGCCGGCGCCCCGCGGCGTCACGGTCAAGTGCCGCATCACACGCGACAAGAAGGGCATGGACCGCGGCCTGTACCCCACGTACTTTATGCACATGGAGAAGGAGGACGGAAGGAGG ATTTTCCTTCTGGCaggcaggaagaggaagaagagcaaGACGTCCAACTACCTGATCTCGGTGGACGCTACGGACCTGTCCCGAGAAGGCGAGAGCTTTGTCGGGAAGCTGAG GTCCAACCTGATGGGGACCAAGTTCACGGTGTACGACAACGGCACCAACCCAGCCAAGATGCCCGGAGCTTTACTGGAAGAGAGCAACACGCGGCAGGAGCTGGCAGCCATCTGCTAC GAGACCAATGTGCTGGGCTTCAAGGGACCCCGGAAGATGACCGTCATCATCCCAGGCATGAACATGAGCTTCGAGAGGGTGCCAGTGCGACCGGCCAGC GAACAGGAAAGCTTGCTGGCCAAGTGGCAGAACCACTCACTGGATAGCCTGATCGAGCTGCACAACAAGGCGCCCGTCTGGAATGACGACACGCAGTCCTACGTGCTCAACTTCCACGGCCGTGTCACTCAGGCCTCGGTCAAGAACTTCCAGATCGTCCATGACAACGATC CGGATTACATCGTAATGCAGTTCGGCCGAGTGGCAGAGGACATTTTCACGTTGGACTACAACTACCCCATGTGTGCACTGCAGGCCTTCGCCATCAGCCTATCCAGCTTCGACAGCAAACTAGCCTGCGAATGA
- the tulp3 gene encoding tubby-related protein 3 isoform X2, with the protein MSYYSISTLDDDSTSLRQQKLEKQRALLEQKQRRKRQEPLMVQPNPEARPRSSRPRRSEEQAPLVEPRLGVTSDVILDGIDGPATFLSPEASDLGPKVQILSVGQPQTVQEEEPEHDAEPERDGDTEQLLEPKTDLHQLLQRQGISVSMNYDEASDEEEGDEDNTRSQSPSTETPRPASASSAKSNTECVGPGSPTAEALTIEVDNLEDFVLRPAPRGVTVKCRITRDKKGMDRGLYPTYFMHMEKEDGRRIFLLAGRKRKKSKTSNYLISVDATDLSREGESFVGKLRSNLMGTKFTVYDNGTNPAKMPGALLEESNTRQELAAICYETNVLGFKGPRKMTVIIPGMNMSFERVPVRPASEQESLLAKWQNHSLDSLIELHNKAPVWNDDTQSYVLNFHGRVTQASVKNFQIVHDNDPDYIVMQFGRVAEDIFTLDYNYPMCALQAFAISLSSFDSKLACE; encoded by the exons TACCCTGGATGATGACAGCACCAGCCTCAGACAGCAGAAACTGGAAAAGCAG AGGGCGCTACTGGAGCAGAAGCAGCGGCGGAAACGACAAGAGCCCCTGATGGTGCAGCCCAACCCAGAGGCCCGACCGCGATCCTCGCGACCGCGTCGCAGCGAGGAGCAGGCCCCCCTGGTCGAGCCGCGTCTCGGCGTCACCAGCGATGTCATCCTGGATG GTATCGATGGGCCAGCCACGTTCCTGAGCCCAGAGGCCTCCGACTTGGGTCCCAAGGTCCAGATCCTGTCCGTCGGCCAGCCGCAGACCGTCCAGGAGGAGGAGCCAGAGCACGATGCCGAGCCGGAGCGTGACGGAGACACGGAGCAGCTCCTGGAGCCCAAGACGGACCTCCACCAGCTGCTGCAGAGGCAAG GTATCTCCGTCAGCATGAACTACGATGAGGCCAGTGATGAAGAAGAGGGAGATGAAGACAACACCCGGTCCCAGTCCCCCAGCACGGAGACCCCCCGGCCTGCCTCAGCCTCCAGTGCAAAGTCCAACACC GAGTGTGTGGGCCCCGGGTCGCCCACGGCGGAGGCTCTGACCATCGAGGTTGACAACCTGGAGGACTTTGTGCTGCGGCCGGCGCCCCGCGGCGTCACGGTCAAGTGCCGCATCACACGCGACAAGAAGGGCATGGACCGCGGCCTGTACCCCACGTACTTTATGCACATGGAGAAGGAGGACGGAAGGAGG ATTTTCCTTCTGGCaggcaggaagaggaagaagagcaaGACGTCCAACTACCTGATCTCGGTGGACGCTACGGACCTGTCCCGAGAAGGCGAGAGCTTTGTCGGGAAGCTGAG GTCCAACCTGATGGGGACCAAGTTCACGGTGTACGACAACGGCACCAACCCAGCCAAGATGCCCGGAGCTTTACTGGAAGAGAGCAACACGCGGCAGGAGCTGGCAGCCATCTGCTAC GAGACCAATGTGCTGGGCTTCAAGGGACCCCGGAAGATGACCGTCATCATCCCAGGCATGAACATGAGCTTCGAGAGGGTGCCAGTGCGACCGGCCAGC GAACAGGAAAGCTTGCTGGCCAAGTGGCAGAACCACTCACTGGATAGCCTGATCGAGCTGCACAACAAGGCGCCCGTCTGGAATGACGACACGCAGTCCTACGTGCTCAACTTCCACGGCCGTGTCACTCAGGCCTCGGTCAAGAACTTCCAGATCGTCCATGACAACGATC CGGATTACATCGTAATGCAGTTCGGCCGAGTGGCAGAGGACATTTTCACGTTGGACTACAACTACCCCATGTGTGCACTGCAGGCCTTCGCCATCAGCCTATCCAGCTTCGACAGCAAACTAGCCTGCGAATGA
- the tulp3 gene encoding tubby-related protein 3 isoform X3, whose amino-acid sequence MVQPNPEARPRSSRPRRSEEQAPLVEPRLGVTSDVILDGIDGPATFLSPEASDLGPKVQILSVGQPQTVQEEEPEHDAEPERDGDTEQLLEPKTDLHQLLQRQGISVSMNYDEASDEEEGDEDNTRSQSPSTETPRPASASSAKSNTECVGPGSPTAEALTIEVDNLEDFVLRPAPRGVTVKCRITRDKKGMDRGLYPTYFMHMEKEDGRRIFLLAGRKRKKSKTSNYLISVDATDLSREGESFVGKLRSNLMGTKFTVYDNGTNPAKMPGALLEESNTRQELAAICYETNVLGFKGPRKMTVIIPGMNMSFERVPVRPASEQESLLAKWQNHSLDSLIELHNKAPVWNDDTQSYVLNFHGRVTQASVKNFQIVHDNDPDYIVMQFGRVAEDIFTLDYNYPMCALQAFAISLSSFDSKLACE is encoded by the exons ATGGTGCAGCCCAACCCAGAGGCCCGACCGCGATCCTCGCGACCGCGTCGCAGCGAGGAGCAGGCCCCCCTGGTCGAGCCGCGTCTCGGCGTCACCAGCGATGTCATCCTGGATG GTATCGATGGGCCAGCCACGTTCCTGAGCCCAGAGGCCTCCGACTTGGGTCCCAAGGTCCAGATCCTGTCCGTCGGCCAGCCGCAGACCGTCCAGGAGGAGGAGCCAGAGCACGATGCCGAGCCGGAGCGTGACGGAGACACGGAGCAGCTCCTGGAGCCCAAGACGGACCTCCACCAGCTGCTGCAGAGGCAAG GTATCTCCGTCAGCATGAACTACGATGAGGCCAGTGATGAAGAAGAGGGAGATGAAGACAACACCCGGTCCCAGTCCCCCAGCACGGAGACCCCCCGGCCTGCCTCAGCCTCCAGTGCAAAGTCCAACACC GAGTGTGTGGGCCCCGGGTCGCCCACGGCGGAGGCTCTGACCATCGAGGTTGACAACCTGGAGGACTTTGTGCTGCGGCCGGCGCCCCGCGGCGTCACGGTCAAGTGCCGCATCACACGCGACAAGAAGGGCATGGACCGCGGCCTGTACCCCACGTACTTTATGCACATGGAGAAGGAGGACGGAAGGAGG ATTTTCCTTCTGGCaggcaggaagaggaagaagagcaaGACGTCCAACTACCTGATCTCGGTGGACGCTACGGACCTGTCCCGAGAAGGCGAGAGCTTTGTCGGGAAGCTGAG GTCCAACCTGATGGGGACCAAGTTCACGGTGTACGACAACGGCACCAACCCAGCCAAGATGCCCGGAGCTTTACTGGAAGAGAGCAACACGCGGCAGGAGCTGGCAGCCATCTGCTAC GAGACCAATGTGCTGGGCTTCAAGGGACCCCGGAAGATGACCGTCATCATCCCAGGCATGAACATGAGCTTCGAGAGGGTGCCAGTGCGACCGGCCAGC GAACAGGAAAGCTTGCTGGCCAAGTGGCAGAACCACTCACTGGATAGCCTGATCGAGCTGCACAACAAGGCGCCCGTCTGGAATGACGACACGCAGTCCTACGTGCTCAACTTCCACGGCCGTGTCACTCAGGCCTCGGTCAAGAACTTCCAGATCGTCCATGACAACGATC CGGATTACATCGTAATGCAGTTCGGCCGAGTGGCAGAGGACATTTTCACGTTGGACTACAACTACCCCATGTGTGCACTGCAGGCCTTCGCCATCAGCCTATCCAGCTTCGACAGCAAACTAGCCTGCGAATGA